TGGAATCGCTTTTCGCTTTCGCGAGCAAATCGAGCCAGCCGATTTGTTTTTGCGGATAACCGAGCGACTGCGCGACATCGTTCCACATCGCGATGACGACCGGCGTCACGGCAAACCGCGTCGCCTCGCTTATTGCCACACCCTTAAGGGCGTGGCTAGGATCGCCGGCGTCAATCTGCGCCAGCCACAGCGACGAATCGGGACTGAGCGCGTTGAATTTGCCCGCGCGCGCCGCGTCCACCATTTCCGCGGCATCCATTTTCGTCGCGTTGATTTTCATCGGCAAGCCGGAAGGCGTTTTGTAATTCGCCTTGTGAAAACGCGCGATCACGTCTTGCATCAACGTTTCTTTTTCCGGCGAGTACGCGAGATCGAGCGTCGCGTTCACGGTCGGCGTGGACACGGTCGAAACGGCGGGTGACAAGATCGCCCACGCCGCAAACGCGATGAGCGCCACGCCGAACACCAGGAAAACCAGTGCGATCACGGCGCATGTCAATATGGGAGCGGTAGCCGATTTTCGTGTTGATCGTTTCATTTTACGCATCACAATTTACTCTTTACGCAATACGTATCGCGCATCGCGTTTCTAT
The Chloroflexota bacterium DNA segment above includes these coding regions:
- a CDS encoding substrate-binding domain-containing protein, with translation MIALVFLVFGVALIAFAAWAILSPAVSTVSTPTVNATLDLAYSPEKETLMQDVIARFHKANYKTPSGLPMKINATKMDAAEMVDAARAGKFNALSPDSSLWLAQIDAGDPSHALKGVAISEATRFAVTPVVIAMWNDVAQSLGYPQKQIGWLDLLAKAKSDSNFKWSHPSTSSASGLLATLAEFYAGANKTRALTEDDVKNRATLDYVNALEKTVRYYGEGEQATIDQVLAKGRNYLDAFVVSERLVIYFNSKSSTKLVAVYPVEGTLWQDHPLALLEQPNLTDDQRLTFRRLRDFVLSSEIQKLILQSGYRPVDLNLR